AACGTTTGCTCTAGGACCTGGTCGCCCAAGGTGAGCCGGACGTTGAGAGGGCGTGCTTGCCAGTCGGGCTGCGGCTCAACAAAAACACGCAGCACACCTGGTCGCCCCGCAACCACCGGCGCGTTGCGCTGGGCAAGGGGTTCGCCATCAGCCGCGAGCCCAACCTTGACGCCTTGATACATGGCGAGGCTCTTGATGCTGATGCCTCCAGCGAGGCGGTCGGTGGTGGTTGGGGTGAGTGCCGTGTCGTAGGCACAGGAGAGTGCCGAAAACTCGATTTGGTGGTCAAAACCAGCGAGCGTTCCACTCCAGGTGCCGTTTCCGGCGTTGAACGTGACGTCAAGTGTGGTGGTTTCACATATGCCGTCCACACAATAGTCGACGAGTTGTTGTGCGCCAAGCTCCTCGGTTCTAAAGACGACCGCCCTCTCCAATCCATCGGGGGCATCAATCCGTTGTGCGTCGTCGGTGCAAGTCGACTCGAGGTCTGAAAGCACCAGATACCCAACCCGTTCGCCGTCAACACAACGTTCACCCCATGTCGCGTGTGTGAGAATTTCTGGGACGTTTTGAACGGGTGAGGTGGGGCTTGAAGGTCCCGGCTGTGGCTCCAACTCCACATTGGGGTACCCCGTGAACGGGGCGTCGGCCTCGCCGGAGCCTGCGTGCCGAACGCTGAGCATCCCTAGGTCACATGCCGGAAGAATAAGAGTGGCAAGGATAAGAGAGGTGAGCTTCATGACATGACTCCAAACGGGACGTCATGTTGAAAACGCAACTTATGTGCCACATTATCCTACATACCCCTACTCACGCGGATAAGTGACCAGAAATCGGCTTAAGGTCTTGCGACGCGATGCGATGTGAAATAGGAGTTCAGCGTTGAATACTTGGAGCACTAGAATGGCTGAAGAAACCTATCGCGGCGTCATGGACGCATCTTATAATGAGGGGCGACTCTCAAAACCTCATTTGAATTTTCGCTACAAAGTGCGCGGACAAGTCGCCGTGGACGGATTCAGGCGATTCCACCCCAATGCCAAGGAGCCGAAAGTATTGGAGATGGGGGCAGCTGACGGCCTTACCCTTCTGCATATTCGAGAGTTGTTGGGGTCCGGTGAGTTTTTGGGAGTCGAATACGCCCAAGAACTTCTCGACACCGCGCCATCTCTTCCGAGCGACACTCGCCTGATTCGGGGCGATGTCACGGCACTGCCTGACGAAGTACCTGCTGATTATTGGGACTTGGTAAGCTGCCTTGCGGTCTTGGAGCACCTGGACAACCCGCAAAAGGCTGTGGACGAGGCCTATCGAATTTTAAAGCCTGGCGGCGTTTTTGTGGCGACGTGCCCGAACCCGTTTTGGGACGACCTCGCGGGCAAGTTCGGACTAGTTCAAGACGAATTCCACGCCGTGGAAGTCACAGGAGACGTGCTCATCGACCTCGCGAAGAAGGCCGGCTTCAAATACGCGACCTTCGAGCCGTTCATGTGGGTTTTCACGGGAGCCCTTCCCTACGCGGGCTTGAGTCTCGACCCGAAACTTTCTTTGGAAATAGATTCGTACGTTCGAAGACTTAAGAAACTTGATTTCTCTTTTGTGAATCAAGCAGTCGTCGCGGTTAAATGAAGATTATACCTATCAGCATAGCTTTAGCGTTCCTCCTAGGATGCGAGTCCAAGGAGCCTTCCAAAGCAGTTCAGCGCACGGCGTTTCCGCCAGATGCCGAGGTGAAGGGGGAAGACGTACCTGAGCCTCAGGGGTCATGGGAATTTAAGATCGAAGGTGGAAAGACTTTGAGCGGGTCTACGGTTCGAGTCCGCCCCTCGGACATCGAAAGCACCATCAACCTGCAGGGCGGCACCACCTTGATCTCCATGCGCAAACGCGGCCCGGTCAGCATCGCCTGGTCTGAAAAAGATCGCGCGGTCGTCGAGCTTCAGATGCCCGGCATGCGTTGTTTCGCGAATTCTGGCGGCGAAGGGCCCAAACCAGAGGGGCATAATTTCTCCGTTCAGTTCAAAGACACAACGTTGAGCGAGGCTGAGTTCGAGGGAGAGATGCCGTGCATGAAAGGCCCGGAACGCATCAAGTTTAGCGGGAAATTCAAGCGCTAGACCCAAAATCTTGCCTACATGCAGCGTTGGGGTAGGTTGATGTGGTGCATCCACTTATTGCCAGAATTCCGCCTGCCCTCCGATGTGCCCTACTCGCCACCCTAGTGGGGAAATTTGTGCTTCTTGCACGTGGGTACAATCTGCCGGCATGGGATTGGTACGAGATCGGCTGGATTGCGGCCGAGTGGCTGCTGGCGATGGCCGGCACGTGGTCTGTCTATCATGTGATTCGCAAACAGGGGCTTCCCCAAACGGCGGAGCGCGCAGGCTGGCTCTGGGCCACGTTTCCTTTGGTGGCGCTCATGCCGGCACAGGATCTCTTCTGGGTGGTGCTGCCACTCATGGGCTTCGCGCTCGCGATGAGCCCCGCGTATCCGCTCGCGGCAATCGCGTGGGCGGGGAGCCTCTGGCATGCGCCGAATACACTGCTCATCGGGGCGATGGTGATTTGGGGCGCGAGCCAGGTCAAAGACCCGCTTAAGCGAGCCGCGTTGGTGGCCGGCCCGATATTGGCCGCTGCGGGCTTGGTCCTCTACCACGTCTTGGAAGGTAGCCTTCGTGACTTTCAGGCGTTTCAACCGCGCCAAGACTGGGATGTTCTAGCCTGGCAGGTGCCGGAATGGCTCGGAGTGATTGTCCCGCTCGCGTTTATTGGCCTCGCCCTGACATATGCTCGGCGACTCCCGACGGCTTGGACGCTAGCAAGCGTGGTCACGCTGGTTCTGGTCGCGGTACAAACAGGACCGTTCACGGCGGCGCTTGCCCTACCGGTGATTGCGGGCCATTTTGCGCTGAGTACCGAAAACCCTCAGGCCGAGCGGACCGTTATCGGGCTTCAGATCGCGAGTTTGGCACTTCTCTAGGTCAGACTTGCGAACTCTAATGAATTAAGGTGAACTCGCGAGCGTCTGACCGCCCGTTTCATCACTGGATCAAAAGAATGCAAGAGCAAGTTCACCAATTCGTTCGTGTCTACATGGAGCGCGTGGTTGCGCGGTACTACGGCATCATCAGCGTGCTCTCGCTGGTGGTTAGTGCGCTGGCGATTTGGGTGATTGCCACCACGTGGAATATCAATTCAGACTTCAAAGCCCTTCTGCCGCAAACCGCACCGGCAGCGCTCGCAATGACCGAGGTCGCCGACCGCGTAGGTTCTGGGTCCGCACTTTTTGTGGTGATCGATTCACCCGACCAAGAGGCGAACCTGAAGTTTGCGGAGACATTCTCCACCGAATTGCGGTCGATCCCGAGTGTGGCGCTCGCGCACTATCACAACGACAAGACATTCTTTGAAAAGCATCAGCTTCTCTACATGGACGTTGAGGATATCAAGACCCTTCGCGAGCGTATTGAGGCGAGCATCAAACAGAAGAAGAAGGAAGCGAATCCGCTCTTTGTGCAGCTTCGAAAGAAGAAGGATGAGGGCCCCTTAGTCCAGACCGACGATATCGAGGAGAAGTATTCGAGCCAGACTCAGAACACCTACAAGGAATACCTCATCTCCGACGACGGCTACTCTCTGACCATTGTGGTGCGATTCGTGGAGAGCTCTACCGACCTCGTGGCCACAAACAAGCTGCTCGACCGAGTGCGAGAGATCGCGACCGAACTCAAACCCACCGAGTACCACCCGGAGATGACCGTGGAGCTCGGTGGTGGCCTTGTAAACCGACAAAAAGAATACACCTCGATTGTCTCCGACATCATCACGTCCGCCATCTTCACGATCGTGGGTCTCTTTACGGTGATCGCGCTCTATTTCCGCAGATTCCGCGGTGTGATTCTGGTGCTTGGCCCGCTGATTATGGGCATTCTCTGGACGCTCGCGGCTGCCTTTATGCTCTATGGCGAGCTGACCACGGTCACGGTCTTCATCTTTGCGATTCTCTTGGGTCTCGGGATCGACTTCGCGGTGCACCTATTGGCCGGCTACGACCACGAACGCCTTGACGGTCACGAGCCGGTGGAAGCCCTTGTGCATTGCTTCACAGGTACGGGCAAAGCCACGGTGCTGGGCGGATTGACTACGTTTGCCACGTTTGTGGTGCTTAGTTTTGCTCAGTTCAGGGGGCTCTCACAATTCGGTACTGTGGCGAGCATGGGCATCATCTTCAGCTTGATCGCGATGTTGGTGGTCATGCCTTCTCTTCTTCTCTCACTGC
This Microvenator marinus DNA region includes the following protein-coding sequences:
- a CDS encoding class I SAM-dependent methyltransferase, producing the protein MAEETYRGVMDASYNEGRLSKPHLNFRYKVRGQVAVDGFRRFHPNAKEPKVLEMGAADGLTLLHIRELLGSGEFLGVEYAQELLDTAPSLPSDTRLIRGDVTALPDEVPADYWDLVSCLAVLEHLDNPQKAVDEAYRILKPGGVFVATCPNPFWDDLAGKFGLVQDEFHAVEVTGDVLIDLAKKAGFKYATFEPFMWVFTGALPYAGLSLDPKLSLEIDSYVRRLKKLDFSFVNQAVVAVK